In a genomic window of Agarivorans albus:
- a CDS encoding phosphotransferase — protein sequence MPNSPLPESIATYLQQHLGNILTVDRFAGGHQHSWLLTTEHERLVLRLNQQQPCYGLDYQREREVLQQLKGQAWIIDLHPLSFKGQFLLYRYQSGEVLSDLSSFSDALWQQLLSIIISLPRLGEGLPKFDMVHYLSRYVGDITAAQAKRFRQLALAWLKEQLWPSGLAFNHHDLHLDNLLLSPKQQLFVLDWEYAASSMQGWDAASVAVRCPVSRQQRQDLVLASQLSEAEFTLLEAAVELLDLAWYWQYQPSLAGLNQRSERWLLAHV from the coding sequence TTGCCTAACTCTCCACTGCCAGAATCGATAGCCACGTATTTACAACAGCATTTGGGCAACATTCTAACAGTAGACCGTTTTGCGGGGGGACATCAGCATTCTTGGTTATTAACAACCGAACACGAACGCTTAGTACTGCGACTCAATCAACAACAGCCTTGTTATGGCTTGGATTATCAACGCGAAAGAGAAGTATTACAACAGCTTAAAGGACAAGCGTGGATTATTGATTTGCACCCGCTAAGTTTTAAGGGGCAGTTTCTACTCTATCGTTACCAATCTGGTGAAGTACTTAGTGACTTAAGTAGTTTTTCTGACGCGCTTTGGCAACAGCTATTGTCGATAATCATTAGCTTGCCGCGTTTAGGCGAAGGCTTACCAAAATTTGATATGGTCCACTACCTAAGCCGTTATGTGGGAGATATTACCGCAGCTCAAGCGAAGCGTTTTCGGCAACTCGCTTTGGCATGGCTCAAGGAGCAGCTTTGGCCAAGTGGTCTCGCCTTTAATCATCATGATCTACATTTAGACAACCTGCTACTTAGCCCTAAGCAGCAATTGTTTGTATTGGATTGGGAATATGCTGCCAGCTCTATGCAAGGCTGGGATGCTGCCAGTGTTGCGGTACGTTGCCCAGTAAGCAGGCAGCAGCGCCAAGATTTAGTGCTCGCCTCTCAATTAAGCGAAGCTGAATTCACGTTGTTAGAAGCAGCTGTTGAGCTACTAGATCTGGCTTGGTACTGGCAATATCAACCCAGTTTAGCTGGGTTAAATCAGCGCTCAGAGCGCTGGTTACTCGCTCACGTTTAA
- the thiB gene encoding thiamine ABC transporter substrate binding subunit, with the protein MKKLLWLACCTLSVFGLNAQANSELTVYTYQSFVSDWGPGPALSKAFEAECNCSINWVGLDDGVAILNRLKLEGKRNKADVILGLDTNLIPEAEAIGAVQAHQLTLPKLAIDWQDNSFVPYDYGYFAFIYNTESLKNKPSSMEELINEFDGTILYQDPRTSTVGQGLMLWLKALYGDDTEQAWSKLKDKTVTVTKGWSEAYGMFLKGEADLVLSYTTSPAYHMVAEQEYRYQALGFSEGHMSQVEVAAISATSQQVELAQQFLAFLVSAPAQQVIATTNWMLPVNPEAELPEAFSTLVTPKALSLDQATVSQQRKAWTKEWRNTVSQ; encoded by the coding sequence ATGAAAAAATTGCTATGGCTAGCTTGCTGTACTCTTAGTGTATTTGGCTTAAATGCCCAAGCAAACAGCGAGCTAACGGTTTATACCTACCAAAGCTTTGTCTCTGACTGGGGGCCAGGCCCAGCCTTAAGCAAAGCCTTTGAAGCAGAATGTAACTGTAGCATTAACTGGGTAGGTTTAGACGATGGCGTAGCCATTTTGAACCGCTTAAAGCTAGAGGGAAAACGCAATAAAGCTGATGTTATTTTAGGTTTAGACACTAACCTTATCCCAGAAGCGGAAGCAATTGGTGCAGTGCAAGCCCACCAATTAACCCTTCCTAAACTGGCTATTGACTGGCAAGACAACAGCTTTGTGCCTTATGACTACGGTTACTTCGCGTTTATTTACAATACCGAGTCATTAAAAAATAAACCTAGCTCAATGGAAGAGCTGATTAATGAGTTTGATGGCACCATTCTTTACCAAGATCCGCGAACTAGCACTGTGGGCCAAGGCTTAATGCTCTGGCTAAAAGCGCTATATGGTGATGATACCGAGCAAGCTTGGAGCAAGTTAAAAGATAAAACGGTTACCGTAACCAAAGGCTGGAGCGAAGCTTACGGCATGTTCTTAAAAGGCGAAGCCGATTTAGTGCTAAGTTACACGACCTCCCCGGCTTACCACATGGTAGCCGAGCAAGAATACCGCTACCAAGCGCTAGGGTTTAGTGAGGGGCACATGAGCCAAGTGGAAGTGGCTGCAATAAGTGCAACCAGCCAACAGGTAGAGCTGGCTCAGCAATTTTTGGCTTTCTTGGTTAGCGCACCTGCTCAACAGGTTATAGCCACCACCAACTGGATGCTGCCAGTAAACCCAGAAGCTGAGCTGCCAGAAGCCTTCTCAACACTTGTAACACCAAAAGCCTTAAGCCT